CCGATGGAAAGATGCTGGCCGTTGTGGGCACGGGGAAGCGGGCTCAATCCACGGTGGTGCGGTCGGTGGTGGGCGCTCAGCTGACCGTGCGTAGCTCTGCCCAGTCGGTGGTGTAGCTGGGGGAAAGGTCGGCCTGACGGTTGCGCCACGGGGCGGGGGAGTGGGTGCCGAGCTGGCCCAGGGCAAGGGTGGCGCTGCCGAAGCGGCGGTTCACGGCGTCGATCAGCTCACCGAGGGGTGCTGGTTGTTCGATCACCCCGGGCAGGAGGGGCACGGCACCCTCGGCGGCGAGGTCCATGCAGAGGATGCCGGCGCGCATGTACTGCATGCCGTGCAGCAGCTTCGGCGCCAGTGCGGCTCGGGCGGCGGCCACCAGGGGGGCCGGCTCGTTGGTGGGCGCGGCGAGGCGCACGTGTGCGGAGACGTTGTGGGTGGGTCCGGGCCGGTGCGGGGAGGTGCTGGCGAACACGGTGAAGCGCCCAGCGATCTCGCCTTCTTTGCGCAGCCGGCGGGAGGCGCGTTGGGCGAACTCGGCCACGGCCTGGCCCACGATCTCGGGGTCCCAGATGGGGTCGGGAAAGGACCGGCTCACCAGGATTTGTTGCTTGCTGGCTACTTCTTCTTCGATCGGGATAGCCGGATAACCGTTGAGCTCCAGGACGGTGCGCATCTGCACGATGGAGAACTTGTGCCGGATGGCCACCGGGTCGGCATCGCGCAGATCGGCGATGGTCTCGATACCCATCGCCTCCAGGCGTTTCGCCAGCCGCCCGGCGATGCCCCAGACCTCGGTGACGGGCAGGGCCGCCATGAGCCGGTCCCAGTACCCCTCGGGGGCCTGGTCCCAGTGCACCACCCCACCGGTGGCGGACAGCTTCTTGGCGGTCTCGGTGGCGATCTTGGCTCGCGTCTTGGAGCTGGCGATCCCGATGCTCACGGGCAGCCC
This window of the Kocuria turfanensis genome carries:
- a CDS encoding Y-family DNA polymerase codes for the protein MIALVDVNNFYASCEALFEPSLAGKPLVVLSNNDGCVVARSPEAKALGIKMGDPWFQLRADAARWGLIKRSSNYQLYADLSERVMLLLARHALGQEVYSIDECFLLPPEGTPAEQVRWARRLQATVARNVGLPVSIGIASSKTRAKIATETAKKLSATGGVVHWDQAPEGYWDRLMAALPVTEVWGIAGRLAKRLEAMGIETIADLRDADPVAIRHKFSIVQMRTVLELNGYPAIPIEEEVASKQQILVSRSFPDPIWDPEIVGQAVAEFAQRASRRLRKEGEIAGRFTVFASTSPHRPGPTHNVSAHVRLAAPTNEPAPLVAAARAALAPKLLHGMQYMRAGILCMDLAAEGAVPLLPGVIEQPAPLGELIDAVNRRFGSATLALGQLGTHSPAPWRNRQADLSPSYTTDWAELRTVS